A single window of Zea mays cultivar B73 chromosome 10, Zm-B73-REFERENCE-NAM-5.0, whole genome shotgun sequence DNA harbors:
- the LOC103641049 gene encoding uncharacterized protein, whose product MIFPPAFFDIMIHLPIHLAKEAKLGGLVCYRWMYPIERYLRTLKAYVRNKAHPEGSMAEGYILDECMTFCSRFLQDVETKLNHADRHEADAVNEPPSGLSIFANIDYTKKEFIVESLSRSELQRMRHYILQNCDEATPWINEHMDELKKLSTRNVDQRHKEQFVGWFERKISKLNQQWKTSDLLYTLSQGPDHRARVFNRWFINGFLFRTEKIEQNLCTQNSGVVVKGDESFGNIDWYGVIKKIIALDFPQGKEVVLFQCNWFHVPTAKNKGRGYQRDQYGIVDIDKTRLCYLDEPYILSSQAEQVFYVNGTKKKDWCTVVRLKPRNLFAMPKSEKSEIDLDSIDVGLEGMSVLSSDEVLVKWRRSDMEGVTSDACVIEKALDEFIEETYDIGLEDEEDE is encoded by the exons ATGATTTTCCCACCAGCCTTTTTTGATATAATGATCCATTTGCCGATTCATCTAGCTAAAGAGGCTAAACTTGGTGGACTAGTGTGCTATAGATGGATGTATCCAATTGAGAGATATCTACGTACTCTTAAAGCCTATGTTCGGAACAAAGCGCACCCTGAAGGCTCGATGGCTGAGGGATATATATTAGACGAGTGCATGACATTTTGCAGTcgcttcttgcaagacgtggaaacCAAGCTTAATCATGCAGACCGTCATGAAGCTGATGCTGTGAATGAACCACCATCTGGCCTAAGCATATTTGCCAACATTGACTACACTAAGAAAGAATTCATTGTCGAGTCACTTTCTAGGAGTGAGCTGCAGCGGATGAGGCACTACATATTACAAAATTGTGATGAGGCTACTCCATGGATAAA CGAGCATATGGACGAACTAAAAAAATTAAGTACACGGAATGTTGATCAAAGGCACAAGGAACAATTTGTAGGTTGGTTTGAGCGAAAG ATCAGCAAACTAAATCAACAATGGAAGACAAGTGACCTGCTCTACACACTTTCACAAGGACCAGACCATCGGGCTCGTGTTTTCAACAGATGGTTCATCAATGGATTTCTTTTTCGTACAGAAAAAATAGAGCAGAACCTATGCACACAAAATAGTGGTGTTGTTGTGAAAGGAGATGAAAGCTTCGGTAATATTGACTGGTATGGTGTGATTAAAAAAATTATTGCACTAGATTTTCCTCAAGGAAAGGAAGTTGTCCTCTTTCAGTGCAACTGGTTCCATGTTCCTACCGCCAAGAACAAAGGAAGAGGCTACCAAAGGGATCAGTATGGAATTGTTGATATTGATAAAACTCGGTTGTGCTATTTAGATGAGCCTTATATTCTTAGTTCACAAGCTGAGCAGGTATTTTATGTCAATGGTACAAAGAAAAAAGATTGGTGCACTGTTGTAAGATTGAAACCCCGAAATCTGTTCGCCATGCCAAAATCTGAAAAATCAGAAATTGATCTTGATTCAATAGATGTGGGATTGGAAGGCATGAGTGTTTTAAGCAGTGATGAAGTATTGGTGAAGTGGAGAAGGTCTGACATGGAAGGTGTAACCAGTGATGCTTGTGTCATTGAGAAAGCGCTTGATGAATTTATAGAAGAAACGTATGATATTGGGTTAGAAGATGAGGAGGATGAATAA